The following proteins are co-located in the Gossypium hirsutum isolate 1008001.06 chromosome A02, Gossypium_hirsutum_v2.1, whole genome shotgun sequence genome:
- the LOC107952129 gene encoding LOW QUALITY PROTEIN: serine/threonine-protein phosphatase PP1 (The sequence of the model RefSeq protein was modified relative to this genomic sequence to represent the inferred CDS: inserted 1 base in 1 codon), with translation MDENLLDNIIRRLLGTKNGRTTKQVQLTEAEIKQLCAASKECFLSQPNLLELEAPIKICGDVHGQFSDLLRLFEYGGYPPTANYLFLGDYVDRGKQSIETICLLLAYKIKYKENFFLLRGNHECASINRIYGFYDECKRRFNVRVWKLFTECFNCLPVAALIDEKILCMHGGLSPDLKNXDQIRSISRPVDVPDQGLLCDLLWADPDKDLDGWGENDRGVSYTFGADIVSEFLKKHDLDLICRAHQVVEDGYEFFAKRQLVTIFSAPNYCGEFDNAGAMMSVDDSLTCSFQILKSLEKKGKGGFGNNTFRPGTPPHKGGKR, from the exons ATGGACGAGAATTTGCTTGATAACATCATAAGGAGGCTGCTGGGGACGAAGAATGGGAGGACTACAAAGCAAGTTCAGTTGACGGAGGCTGAGATAAAGCAGCTTTGTGCTGCCTCCAAAGAGTGCTTTCTTAGTCAGCCTAATCTTCTCGAGCTTGAAGCCCCTATCAAGATTTGTG GAGATGTTCACGGTCAATTTTCTGATCTTCTACGTTTGTTTGAGTATGGAGGATATCCGCCTACAGCAAACTATTTATTCCTAGGTGACTATGTTGATCGTGGCAAGCAGAGCATCGAAACAATTTGCCTTCTCCTAGCATACAAAATCAAATACAAAGAGAATTTTTTTCTCCTTAGGGGCAACCATGAATGTGCATCAATTAACCGTATATATGGTTTCTATGATGAGTGCAAAAGAAGGTTTAATGTTCGTGTCTGGAAGTTGTTTACGGAATGCTTTAATTGCCTACCTGTTGCTGCTCTAATTGATGAGAAGATCCTTTGCATGCATGGTGGATTATCTCCTGACTTGAAAA TGGATCAGATCCGTAGCATTTCTCGCCCTGTTGATGTGCCAGATCAGGGCCTTCTCTGTGATCTTCTTTGGGCTGATCCTGATAAAGATCTTGATGGCTGGGGAGAGAATGATAGGGGAGTTTCATATACATTTGGGGCTGACATAGTTTCTGAATTCCTTAAGAAACATGACCTTGATCTCATTTGCCGAGCTCACCAG GTTGTAGAAGATGGCTATGAGTTCTTTGCAAAGCGACAGTTGGTGACCATATTCTCTGCTCCAAACTACTGCGGGGAATTTGATAATGCAGGTGCCATGATGAGTGTGGATGATAGTTTAACATGTTCGTTTCAGATTCTTAAATCTTTAGAGAAGAAAGGAAAGGGTGGATTTGGCAACAACACATTCAGACCAGGAACTCCACCTCACAAG GGTGGGAAGCGCTGA